A section of the Pseudomonas lini genome encodes:
- a CDS encoding putative hydro-lyase, whose translation MSQPILSFEQLKHSVPLALRQCIAAGQYQGHTSGLAQGRVQANIVILPNDWANEFLRYCTLNRQACPVLDVTEPGDPYFRNLGTAIDIRHEVSRYRVYRHGELSEEPSDIEHLWQDDLVAFAIGCSFSFEQPLLDAGIALRHIDLGRNVAMYRTNIDTRPTARLSGKLVVSMRPLKAAAAIQAIQITARMPNVHGAPVHIGDPALIGIDSLSCPDYGDAVPVEADEIPVFWACGVTPQSVVQTSRPPLCITHAPGCMLVTDVWNSAL comes from the coding sequence ATGAGCCAACCCATCCTGTCTTTCGAACAACTGAAGCACAGCGTTCCGCTGGCTCTGCGCCAATGCATCGCTGCCGGACAATATCAGGGCCACACCAGCGGCCTGGCCCAAGGTCGGGTGCAAGCCAATATCGTGATTCTGCCCAATGATTGGGCTAACGAGTTTCTCCGGTATTGCACGCTCAATCGGCAGGCTTGCCCGGTGCTCGACGTTACCGAACCGGGTGATCCGTATTTTCGCAATCTCGGTACAGCCATTGATATCCGCCACGAGGTGTCCCGATACAGGGTCTATCGCCATGGCGAACTGAGCGAAGAACCGTCGGATATCGAGCATTTGTGGCAGGACGATCTGGTGGCCTTCGCCATCGGTTGCTCGTTCTCCTTCGAACAACCGCTGCTGGATGCCGGCATCGCCCTCAGGCACATCGATCTGGGGCGCAATGTCGCCATGTACCGGACGAACATAGACACCCGCCCTACCGCGCGCCTGAGCGGCAAGCTGGTGGTGAGCATGCGCCCGTTGAAGGCCGCCGCGGCGATCCAGGCGATCCAGATCACCGCACGCATGCCCAACGTCCACGGCGCACCGGTGCACATCGGTGATCCGGCGCTGATCGGCATCGATTCACTCAGCTGCCCGGACTACGGCGATGCCGTTCCAGTCGAAGCCGACGAAATCCCGGTATTCTGGGCCTGCGGTGTGACCCCGCAATCGGTGGTGCAAACTTCACGTCCGCCGCTGTGCATCACCCACGCCCCCGGCTGCATGCTGGTAACGGATGTGTGGAATAGCGCTTTGTAA
- a CDS encoding MFS transporter encodes MTDHVLSGSGRTGPFSWYGPLSKNEKRTFWSCKIGYALDGMDTQMLSFVIPTLIATWGISKGDAGMIGTCTLLASAAGGWIAGILSDRIGRVRTLQLTVLWFAFFTFLCGLAQNYEQLLVARTLMGFGFGGEWTAGAVLIGEVIRSQDRGKAVGMVQAGWALGWGLTALLYAGLFSFLPPEEAWRALFMIGLVPALFVLVIRRLVKESDTFEQACIERKAKPEKDSRWAFFEIFAPRMLSTTLRASLLTTGALGGYYAITTWLPTYLKTERGLSVLGTGGYLAMVIVGSYIGYVTSALLTDAIGRKKNFILFAVGSMAIVLAYTQLPIDNTWMLWLGFPLGFFASGIFAGMGAFLTELFPTRMRGSGQGFCYNAGRSIAALFPLFIGALSETLPIGTGIGIFAAGAYGVVILAALSLPETRGRQLES; translated from the coding sequence ATGACTGACCACGTGCTTTCAGGTTCGGGCCGCACCGGCCCGTTCAGTTGGTACGGCCCCCTGTCGAAAAATGAAAAGCGTACCTTCTGGAGTTGCAAGATCGGCTATGCCCTGGATGGCATGGACACACAGATGCTGAGTTTCGTCATTCCGACCCTGATCGCAACCTGGGGCATTTCCAAGGGCGATGCCGGGATGATTGGTACTTGTACGCTGCTGGCCTCGGCGGCGGGTGGCTGGATCGCCGGAATACTGTCCGACCGCATCGGTCGGGTGCGCACCTTGCAACTGACGGTGCTGTGGTTCGCCTTCTTCACTTTCCTCTGCGGACTGGCACAGAACTACGAGCAATTGCTGGTGGCCCGGACTTTGATGGGCTTTGGTTTCGGCGGTGAATGGACAGCGGGTGCGGTGCTGATCGGCGAGGTGATCCGCTCCCAGGATCGCGGCAAGGCAGTGGGCATGGTGCAGGCCGGATGGGCGCTGGGGTGGGGGCTTACGGCATTGCTCTATGCCGGATTATTCAGCTTTCTGCCGCCGGAAGAGGCCTGGCGGGCGTTGTTCATGATCGGGTTGGTGCCAGCGCTATTCGTATTGGTGATCCGCCGACTGGTCAAAGAGTCGGACACCTTCGAGCAGGCCTGCATTGAGCGCAAGGCCAAGCCTGAAAAGGATTCGCGTTGGGCCTTCTTTGAAATCTTCGCGCCCCGGATGCTCAGTACCACCTTGCGCGCTTCGTTGCTGACCACTGGCGCGCTGGGCGGTTATTACGCGATCACCACATGGTTGCCGACTTACCTGAAAACCGAGCGCGGCTTGAGTGTACTCGGCACTGGCGGCTATCTGGCGATGGTGATCGTCGGCTCCTACATCGGCTATGTGACCAGTGCATTACTGACCGATGCCATTGGCCGGAAGAAGAACTTCATCCTGTTTGCCGTCGGCTCCATGGCGATCGTTCTGGCCTACACCCAACTGCCCATCGACAACACCTGGATGCTTTGGCTGGGCTTTCCGTTGGGGTTTTTCGCCTCGGGCATTTTTGCTGGCATGGGCGCTTTTCTGACCGAGTTGTTTCCGACTCGCATGCGCGGTTCGGGCCAGGGCTTTTGCTATAACGCCGGGCGTTCCATTGCGGCGCTGTTTCCGTTGTTCATCGGTGCGCTGAGCGAAACGTTGCCGATTGGTACGGGGATCGGAATCTTCGCTGCCGGTGCCTATGGCGTGGTGATTCTGGCCGCGTTAAGCCTGCCGGAAACCCGCGGTCGGCAACTCGAATCCTGA
- a CDS encoding OprD family porin, with protein sequence MNYSLSTQRLYLPVGTLLGLSLLGAPAAQADFIADSKGSLEARNFYFNRDFRQDGSRDKAEEWAQGFLLRMESGYTAGTLGFGLDALGMAGFKLDSGGGTAGTNLLPPDLSGGSQDRYGEFGLTAKVRLSKSTLKLGTLQIKDPVVNSNDTRLLPSTFKGGLVNVQEIDRLKLTAGQLAQINFVDSTDYQDMTANRIGGQSDKFQFAGADYQFLPNLTAQYRYGKLENIYQQNYLGLVHLLDLGAGQSLKSDVRYARSIEDGNFRDLDNQALGAMFTYSLGGHALGFGYQRMSGDDPFPYIGRSDPYLVNFVQINDFANVDEHSWQTRYDYNFATLGVPGLSFMTRYISGDNVQRSAAGEGKEWERDTDIAYVVQDGTLKGLGFKWRNASVRSNFGNDLDENRLIVSYTLALW encoded by the coding sequence ATGAACTATTCGCTTTCCACCCAACGGTTGTACCTCCCGGTCGGCACATTGCTCGGCTTGAGCTTGCTCGGCGCACCGGCCGCTCAGGCGGATTTCATTGCCGACAGTAAAGGCAGCCTGGAAGCACGCAACTTTTACTTCAATCGCGATTTCCGCCAGGACGGTTCGCGAGACAAAGCCGAGGAATGGGCACAGGGCTTTCTGTTGCGGATGGAGTCCGGGTATACCGCTGGCACGCTGGGGTTTGGTCTGGATGCGCTGGGCATGGCCGGTTTTAAACTGGACTCCGGCGGCGGCACGGCGGGCACCAATCTCTTGCCGCCGGATTTGTCGGGCGGCTCGCAAGATCGCTATGGCGAGTTTGGCCTGACCGCCAAAGTGCGTTTGTCCAAGAGCACCCTGAAGCTCGGGACGTTGCAGATCAAGGATCCGGTGGTGAATTCCAACGACACTCGCCTGTTGCCGTCAACTTTCAAGGGCGGCTTGGTCAATGTGCAGGAAATCGACCGTTTGAAGCTCACGGCAGGTCAACTCGCGCAGATCAACTTTGTTGATTCCACTGACTACCAGGACATGACGGCCAATCGCATCGGCGGGCAAAGCGACAAGTTCCAGTTCGCCGGGGCTGACTATCAATTCTTGCCGAACCTGACAGCGCAGTACCGCTACGGCAAGCTGGAAAATATCTACCAGCAAAACTACCTCGGATTGGTGCACCTGCTGGATCTGGGAGCCGGTCAGTCGCTCAAGAGCGATGTGCGCTATGCGCGCAGCATCGAAGATGGCAACTTTCGTGACCTCGACAACCAGGCGCTCGGTGCGATGTTTACCTACAGTCTCGGCGGCCACGCGCTGGGCTTCGGCTACCAGCGCATGAGCGGCGACGATCCGTTTCCGTACATCGGACGCAGTGATCCGTACTTGGTCAACTTCGTGCAGATCAATGACTTCGCCAACGTTGACGAACACTCCTGGCAAACGCGCTATGACTATAACTTCGCCACATTGGGTGTGCCGGGGTTGAGCTTTATGACCCGCTACATCTCGGGGGATAACGTACAGCGCAGTGCTGCGGGTGAAGGCAAGGAATGGGAGCGCGACACCGATATCGCTTACGTGGTGCAGGACGGTACGTTGAAAGGCCTGGGCTTTAAATGGCGCAACGCGTCGGTACGTTCGAACTTTGGCAATGATCTGGACGAGAATCGCTTGATCGTCAGCTATACCCTGGCGCTTTGGTAA
- a CDS encoding LysR family transcriptional regulator: MNLKFLETFVWVARLQSFSLTAEKMFSTQAAISSRIASLEEELGLRLFVRDSRGVSLTLEGLKVLDYAEQMLEVQRALKHSLDNTNPQQGLVRIGVMDTVIHTWLSPLMSTLMQTFPAVEIEITADAARNLCDQLQKGYLDIVFQTDLIRHESVRNLELAHYPMHWIAASNSIYARPYTSLAEMASERIITFVKNSRPHQDVLNLLHAHGISTPRVSCVNSVSAMTRLIRDGFGIGALPAALVAKPLASGELIQLEPGTRLPQLDVVASWRAGVGLELIESIVDMSRQVVSQYAADVGPLRMVPAPALNNRRTLE; the protein is encoded by the coding sequence ATGAACCTCAAATTTCTCGAAACCTTCGTCTGGGTCGCACGCCTGCAAAGCTTCAGCCTTACCGCAGAGAAAATGTTCAGCACTCAGGCGGCTATCTCCAGCCGGATTGCCTCGCTGGAAGAAGAGTTGGGCCTGCGTTTGTTCGTGCGCGATTCGCGCGGTGTGTCGCTAACGCTCGAAGGTCTCAAGGTGCTCGACTACGCCGAGCAGATGCTCGAGGTTCAGCGAGCGTTGAAACACTCACTGGATAACACCAACCCGCAACAAGGCCTGGTGCGCATCGGTGTGATGGATACGGTGATCCACACCTGGCTCAGCCCGTTGATGTCGACCTTGATGCAGACCTTCCCCGCCGTGGAAATCGAGATCACGGCCGACGCCGCACGTAATCTGTGCGATCAGTTGCAAAAGGGCTATCTGGACATCGTGTTCCAGACGGACCTGATCCGCCACGAAAGTGTGCGCAACCTCGAACTGGCGCACTACCCCATGCACTGGATCGCCGCCAGTAACTCAATCTATGCCCGCCCCTATACCTCTTTGGCCGAAATGGCCAGTGAGCGCATCATCACCTTCGTTAAGAACTCCCGGCCGCATCAGGATGTACTCAACCTGCTGCACGCCCACGGCATCAGTACGCCACGCGTCAGTTGCGTCAACTCGGTGTCGGCCATGACCCGGCTGATTCGTGACGGCTTCGGTATTGGCGCCTTGCCGGCCGCGCTGGTGGCCAAGCCCTTGGCCAGCGGCGAGCTGATTCAGCTGGAACCAGGCACTCGCTTGCCGCAGCTGGATGTCGTGGCTTCATGGCGCGCCGGCGTCGGCCTGGAATTGATCGAGAGCATCGTCGACATGAGCCGCCAGGTAGTGTCCCAATACGCTGCGGATGTCGGCCCGCTTCGAATGGTTCCGGCACCCGCTCTCAACAACCGACGGACTCTTGAATAA